The Methanocella arvoryzae MRE50 DNA window GTGGAGGGCCGTTGTACGTGAGGTTGGAGATGGTTCCTCTCAAATAGCTTTCACCGTCTCCGGTCATGAGGTGGATGACCATGTACGCCTGCTGTTTATAAGGCGCTACAGCGATGCCCCTGTCGTCGATCCTCAGGACCAGTTCGCCGGCGGGGGTCGACTGGATCTCGACGTGGTGTGCTCCCTGGGGGAAGTCTTTCAGGCCGCCGATCTCCCCATACCTGGCAGACCAGGTGCCGAGGCCCAGGATGGCGCTATCCTTGACGTCGCCCTTGCGGACGCCGATCCGGGGGAGGCTGTCGTTGAAGTCGATTAAGAGGACATTGGACTTTTCGCCTGTGGTGATGTCGTAATCGAAAGTCACGTTGTGGAACCGCTCTGTCGCGGGCATCCTGATGAACAGGTACACATCTCTGTAGCCCATCTCGGGGGCGCTGCCCATGTCCAGCCGGACCCCTCGATCCGTGAGCGTCACGTTCGCTCCTCCGGACCTGTATATTGAGGTGTTGTCGAACGAGCCTACCCGGGTCAGGTTCTCTCCGTTAGTATTTACGAAGACTGAAGCGTTCTGGTATTCGCCCACCGGCGTCAGGATCTCTATGGCAGCATAGCCGGGCACTGCCAGCACCATGGCCAGCGCTACGAGCAGTAATCCGGCAATCAGCGTCGAAGACAGGCGCATATGTGAAAGAGCTAGTCAGGAAAAGTATAAAAAGTTCCTGTTACTGAAAAGTAAGAAGGCGAGGTTACTATCACTGTATCTTCCCGTTTTTCACCCCTGTCGTCCCGGCCCCGGAAAGGCTATAATGTATGTGGGATGGGGAATGTAAATATATGAAGCGTGTCTATACGTGACACGGTTAGGTTGTGCGGCAATGGCCTCAGATTTCATCACGTTTACCAGGAATGTCTTTATTCCCGTCACCAACATGTGCCGGAACAATTGCGCCTACTGCGGTTTCCGGCGGGAAGTCGGCTCCCCTGAGGCCAGGATCATGCCCCCGGGAGAAGTGCTGGCCACGCTGGAGAAGGCGGCGGCATTTGAGTGCAAGGAGGCGCTTTTCACCTACGGCGACGCCCCTCAGGATCCCCGCTTTACAAAGGGGCTGGAGCAGCTAGGCTACGCCACGCTGACCGACTACGTTTACGATCTCAGCCTCCGGGCCATCGACCTCGGCATCCTTCCCCACACTAACGGGGGAGTGCTTCCCCTGCCGGACCTGAAGAAGCTCTGGCCTGTCAACGCGAGCATGGGCCTGATGCTGGAGACGACCGCAAAGCTGCCCGCCCATCAGCTGAGCCCGCTGAAAGACCCTGAGGTGAGGCTGGAGTTCATAGCGGAGGCCGGGCGCATGGGGATTCCTTTCACGACGGGCATCCTCGTCGGCATCGGGGAAACATGGGCCGACCGGAG harbors:
- the cofG gene encoding 7,8-didemethyl-8-hydroxy-5-deazariboflavin synthase subunit CofG translates to MASDFITFTRNVFIPVTNMCRNNCAYCGFRREVGSPEARIMPPGEVLATLEKAAAFECKEALFTYGDAPQDPRFTKGLEQLGYATLTDYVYDLSLRAIDLGILPHTNGGVLPLPDLKKLWPVNASMGLMLETTAKLPAHQLSPLKDPEVRLEFIAEAGRMGIPFTTGILVGIGETWADRRASLEAIRDLHLKYDHIQEVIVQNFVPKPYIRMANVVPPTPEEMVEVLRLAREILPSDVSLQAPPNLTSHLDQFLQAGVEDVGGISPVTLDYINPECAWPSIDALKARGLKLRERLPVYPKYVRKGWYGAKVKPLVERYADEEGYCA